A single window of Botrytis cinerea B05.10 chromosome 3, complete sequence DNA harbors:
- the Bcblm10 gene encoding Bcblm10 produces MDEGFTNGKSHSQYLQNMLQGGSSDTISRATSPGLGFGANGIDTDREKRYRPRTFPYFKLLPYKVEEETERNVALAEIIKQLYIALKAEDIAPGAVHWTRELRAWLSLKFDITRALRVKLVKLYYMLSLAPGLDLSNGERFESMFRFLLTRKKHHLKPGADLILDWRPLWREIKGLVLPHEMAAHQGSRKRSHKNVASLAAYASQFFDPGERKAMFEEILPYFSTSDCSYAFITLGALNMMMPTQPSLNESGLLQQPQDYLPTLFHLWSLVNRSKIFDVTFLDMFSRLARDSVANEHVNFSEHGIFTKEQSDLIFTAILRLTEIPVGQATTPYSPMVDMASGLGVYLETDKKRTPVGYTIARWIVMSLSPLSLNSENSILSNLEGLIQSIDTFFHPSNNGNWADILSQTVFHLVDFFLLRWNREQSGEMDTPPTRRITPELKKRFVLILKDVVFMGIFSKRSKILNYYFVALQGLANLEPNLILPGAMQRFYPSLQGLVEVHRTSSSLCSLQMLANVMSKHKGYRCHITALLALALPGIDANDLSKTQYTLNFIQAVAFSIPFTDLTKNHDGIHDTSLAIQWVQGEMERLERDGPNVEIDYDTELSDEDEASILRSSTAGFGEFVLALLGKVFTLLENLPEQNRLRTGAPEENVVNVLPSALTPLFCSLSPDLFDIALEKMAAFINSHVVHQARDAMAFIVNSMCKANPERTIKLLLPMLVVGIRNEIDFNDAASNRSGGSDVLPRDRALVWHLSMLSMIVVHVGDAVMPYKKELFDIALYMQEKCYGLATTHVSNFIHHLLLNLTTIYPVDTALYEPEVFERGLDVSDWGRNTKPSELTIKWHVPSSDEINLAVEIFESQVKTSIEKLDNLTSDSPAVSRNGKNKEWSDEVERALTHIRLMMSGVSVLFDPKAASGNLHAESESDNDITMNGDNPMEGDDDPLAEASEDEETRPQFHYRAGYLLEKDSPAYVRIHKLREDVGHLYCKMHNFLMKYQEDDVPCFTALYLAYKSWITDVGNEKSAHTLERMNKIYLSEIRSFKVTGLRKVYPRPLLIKRAGSYHLQRSKHNASARQKSDLDKELLLNLATSAISQYAEVRVTAQQAMESALKSVIGGRPLVVPQLLSAFRTALETNDFDRIKGCLYTLLFGSLTKTISKDWRFAPELIDLYIKSGSVDKPSIQKVGNTAMYGGLIEFGRRMETLVVLDQALIQEIEPQEDCHSTIKTRNDFIVGRRVRVEEKKWKLAVELTAFAKTAHWKLAGRCTLFINNLGLRVQTLAPPEMIELATLGAVTEHPGLRAAHTEFMTRILNHIETRAIYGHSFEKYIREEEFQPNKLEVPVDNKDPEWTKKFLDSFAEPGQPEYYLDRDWPGWLVWGKSFHAMRADPIEFTDFDELETSARKQIGSLLTLDWYQKFFMYMKQEPRDTSADRFRVQNTTLLVQTFELMHSGLTSANFDDIKEEVKKVYEDGSDKHQHRATAEIVAGLMLSTYDFPNKKRDEVWAFCLPIMLNVFSEGLTPENLTYWVTGLHMVIGGRDPRSSRELFDFLVSFRLDITSNAAFKDSSKIQLLDVAISDAGWHFRNDEPILRDFLDHIDHPYKAVREAIGRATATIYRMRYFEAFRDVDTLLEANKSASSIGIKPYEPTEDFSSTIRDVFKRLEVWRGQRAQGEQTPTSYTNGSKTVLLWLDSTLQSYECTQLISFFPNVFMEQLLHMMDVKEDPELQRLAYHVYRHLPNIPFRAGEDGEFISALIRIGKVSGSWHQRLRTLINMQVIYFRRIFLIRPAEQQALFTAVAEMLEDPQLEVRLGASTTLAGMIRCSPIVLRNNILSSLRIKFTQALKKNPMPKKVQGVSTPVNSNTQIIKRHAAVLGLGALVNAFPYATPPPEWMPEVLATLASRAANDAGAIGKTVKSVLADFKKTRQDTWVTDQKYFTPEQLEDLEGVLWKSYFA; encoded by the exons ATGGACGAAGGGTTCACAAATGGCAAAAGCCATTCGCAGTACCTACAGAATATGCTCCAAGGAGGTTCGAGCGATACGATTTCGCGTGCAACTTCACCAGGTCTCGGCTTTGGGGCCAACGGAATCGATACCGACAGGGAGAAACGATACAGGCCCAGAACATTTCCATACTTCAAACTATTACCATATAAAGTCGAGGAGGAGACCGAACGTAATGTGGCGCTGGCAGAAATTATTAAGCAGCTTTATATTGCTCTCAAAGCTGAAGATATTGCACCTGGTGCTGTACATTGGACAAGAGAGCTGAGAGCATGGCTGAGTCTGAAATTCGACATTACTCGTGCGCTGCGTGTGAAGCTTGTAAAGCTCTATTACATGCTTTCGTTGGCCCCGGGCTTGGACTTGAGCAATGGAGAAAGATTTGAGAGCATGTTCAGATTCCTTTTGACTAG AAAAAAGCATCACCTCAAACCCGGAGCAGATCTTATTCTTGATTGGCGCCCGCTCTGGAGAGAAATTAAAGGTCTCGTTCTTCCCCATGAAATGGCAGCGCATCAGGGTAGCCGAAAGCGAAGCCACAAGAACGTTGCGAGTCTTGCAGCTTATGCATCGCAGTTTTTTGATCCTGGTGAAAGAAAAGCTATGTTCGAGGAGATTCTACCATATTTTAGCACCTCGGATTGTTCATACGCATTCATTACCCTTGGGGCTCTGAATATGATGATGCCAACTCAGCCATCACTGAATGAATCGGGCTTACTTCAACAACCCCAAGACTACCTGCCTAcccttttccatctttgGTCACTCGTCAACCGTTCCAAGATCTTTGACGTAACATTTTTAGACATGTTTTCGAGGCTTGCCCGAGACTCTGTAGCTAACGAACACGTTAACTTCTCCGAACATGGTATATTCACAAAGGAACAATCCGATCTTATATTTACAGCAATTTTGAGGTTGACCGAGATACCCGTTGGGCAAGCTACCACTCCGTATAGCCCAATGGTGGACATGGCTTCCGGCCTTGGCGTATATCTCGAAACAGACAAGAAGCGAACACCTGTTGGATATACGATTGCACGATGGATAGTAATGTCTCTTTCGCCATTATCTCTCAACAGCGAAAATTCGATTTTGTCAAATCTTGAGGGCTTGATACAGTCCATTGATACCTTTTTCCATCCGTCGAACAATGGAAACTGGGCAGATATACTATCACAGACTGTTTTTCATCTCGttgatttcttcctcttgcgTTGGAATCGAGAACAGAGTGGCGAAATGGACACACCACCCACGCGACGCATTACTCCCGAATTAAAGAAGAGATTCGTCCTCATTCTTAAAGATGTAGTTTTCATGGGaatcttttccaaaagatCAAAGATTCTCAACTACTATTTTGTTGCACTTCAAGGTCTGGCGAATCTTGAACCAAACTTAATCTTGCCAGGAGCAATGCAGAGATTTTACCCTTCCCTTCAAGGTTTGGTTGAGGTCCATcgaacttcttcatctttatGTAGTCTTCAAATGCTCGCCAATGTTATGTCAAAACATAAGGGATATCGTTGTCATATTACAGCGTTGCTAGCTCTAGCTTTGCCTGGTATCGATGCCAATGATTTGTCCAAAACCCAATAtactttgaattttataCAGGCTGTAGCATTTAGTATACCATTTACGGATCTCACAAAGAATCACGATGGTATACATGACACATCCCTTGCCATTCAATGGGTACAGGGTGAGATGGAACGACTAGAACGAGATGGCCCAAACGTGGAGATCGACTATGACACGGAGCTTAGCGATGAAGACGAAGCCAGTATCTTGCGATCTTCCACCGCAGGCTTTGGTGAGTTCGTCTTAGCTCTGCTCGGGAAAGTATTTACGTTGTTGGAGAATTTACCTGAACAAAACCGGCTACGAACCGGAGCCCCGGAAGAAAACGTGGTCAACGTCTTACCCAGCGCTCTCACACCATTGTTTTGCTCTTTGTCGCCTGATCTCTTCGACATAGCATTAGAGAAAATGGCAGCTTTCATTAATAGCCATGTTGTCCACCAGGCTAGAGATGCAATGGCATTTATCGTCAATTCCATGTGCAAGGCTAATCCAGAGAGGACGATAAAACTACTTTTGCCGATGCTTGTTGTTGGTATCCGAAACGAGATTGATTTCAATGATGCTGCATCTAACAGGAGTGGTGGTTCTGACGTATTGCCTCGCGATCGAGCTTTAGTTTGGCATTTGAGTATGCTTAGCATGATTGTTGTTCATGTCGGAGATGCAGTTATGCCATATAAGAAAGAGCTTTTTGATATAGCTCTTTATATGCAGGAAAAATGTTACGGCCTCGCCACAACTCATGTCTCTAATTTTATTCATCACCTTTTGCTCAACCTCACCACAATCTATCCTGTTGATACTGCCCTATATGAACCAGAAGTTTTTGAGAGAGGCCTTGATGTCAGCGATTGGGGTCGCAACACTAAGCCATCCGAATTAACGATAAAATGGCATGTGCCTTCCTCCGATGAGATCAATCTTGCCGTTGAAATATTTGAGTCTCAAGTAAAGACCTCAATCGAGAAGCTTGACAACTTAACCAGCGATTCTCCAGCCGTTTCACGAAATGGTAAGAACAAAGAGTGGTCAGATGAGGTTGAAAGAGCTCTCACACATATTCGGTTGATGATGTCCGGTGTTTCTGTCCTATTTGATCCCAAAGCAGCTTCTGGGAATCTACATGCAGAATCTGAGTCGGATAACGATATCACTATGAATGGAGATAACCCGATggaaggtgatgatgatccTTTAGCGGAAGCCTCCGAAGATGAGGAAACCAGACCTCAATTTCATTATCGTGCGGGATACCTTTTGGAAAAGGATAGCCCAGCGTACGTTCGTATACATAAACTTCGCGAAGATGTTGGCCACCTATATTGCAAGATGCACAACTTTCTCATGAAGtatcaagaagatgatgttCCTTGTTTCACCGCGCTTTACTTGGCATACAAATCATGGATTACCGATGTTGGCAATGAGAAGTCTGCTCATACCTTAGAACGAATGAACAAAATCTACCTCTCAGAGATTCGTTCCTTCAAAGTTACCGGTCTTAGGAAGGTATATCCAAGACCCTTGTTGATAAAGCGTGCTGGAAGCTATCATCTACAGCGCTCTAAGCACAATGCATCGGCACGACAGAAGTCGGATCTTGATAAAGAACTTCTTTTAAATCTAGCAACATCCGCCATTTCCCAATATGCCGAAGTTCGAGTCACGGCTCAGCAAGCTATGGAATCAGCTCTAAAGAGCGTTATTGGCGGTCGACCTCTAGTTGTACCCCAATTACTCAGTGCCTTTAGGACAGCTTTGGAAACAAATGATTTTGACCGGATCAAAGGGTGTCTTTATACGTTATTATTCGGTAGCCTTACGAAAACAATCTCGAAAGATTGGCGGTTTGCGCCAGAGCTGATTGATCTATATATTAAGTCTGGATCTGTCGATAAGCCCTCTATTCAAAAAGTAGGTAACACCGCCATGTACGgaggattgattgaatttggcAGAAGAATGGAGACCCTCGTTGTCCTCGACCAAGCTCTTATTCAAGAAATAGAGCCACAAGAAGATTGTCACTCCACTATCAAGACCAGAAACGACTTTATTGTTGGGCGACGTGTTAGagtagaagaaaagaagtgGAAATTAGCAGTGGAGCTTACTGCATTTGCAAAAACTGCTCACTGGAAACTTGCTGGGCGTTGTACTTTGTTCATTAACAATTTGGGTCTCCGAGTGCAAACACTTGCACCACCCGAAATGATTGAGCTCGCTACGCTAGGAGCCGTCACTGAACATCCTGGGCTTCGAGCTGCTCATACTGAATTCATGACCCGCATCTTAAATCACATTGAAACTCGTGCTATCTATGGCCACAGCTTCGAGAAATATATTCGCGAAGAGGAATTTCAGCCTAACAAGCTTGAGGTTCCCGTGGATAATAAAGATCCCGAGTGGACGAAGAAGTTCTTGGACTCCTTTGCAGAGCCTGGACAGCCAGAATATTATTTGGATCGTGATTGGCCCGGATGGCTTGTCTGGGGTAAGAGCTTTCATGCCATGCGAGCAGACCCTATAGAATTTACGGATTTCGATGAGCTAGAAACTTCTGCGAGAAAGCAAATCGGGTCTCTATTGACATTAGACTGGTATCAAAAATTCTTCATGTACATGAAGCAAGAGCCAAGAGACACCTCTGCAGATCGATTTCGAGTGCAGAATACAACTTTGCTAGTTCAAACATTCGAGTTGATGCATTCCGGACTCACTTCAGCTAACTTTGATGATATTAAAGAAGAGGTCAAAAAAGTTTACGAAGATGGTAGTGACAAGCATCAGCATCGTGCAACAGCAGAGATCGTGGCTGGGCTTATGCTTTCCACATATGACTTTCCGAATAAGAAACGTGATGAGGTCTGGGCTTTCTGCTTACCTATCATGTTAAATGTCTTCTCCGAAGGGTTGACACCAGAAAACTTGACTTATTGGGTCACCGGTCTTCATATGGTTATCGGCGGCAGAGACCCCAGGTCATCAAGAgaactttttgatttccttgtTTCATTCCGGTTGGATATCACATCTAATGCAGCCTTTAAGGATAGTTCCAAGATTCAGCTCTTGGATGTTGCTATCTCTGATGCTGGTTGGCATTTCCGCAACGACGAGCCCATCCTACGAGATTTCCTTGACCACATCGACCACCCGTATAAAGCTGTGAGAGAAGCAATTGGCCGAGCAACTGCTACCATATATCGTATGAGATACTTCGAGGCATTCAGAGATGTAGATACTCTTCTAGAGGCAAACAAGTCGGCTTCTTCCATTGGTATCAAGCCTTACGAACCCACGGAAGATTTCTCTTCAACCATCAGAGACGTCTTCAAGCGACTAGAAGTTTGGCGTGGTCAACGAGCTCAGGGTGAGCAGACACCAACCTCATATACCAATGGTAGCAAAACCGTATTGTTATGGCTTGATTCCACTTTGCAATCTTACGAATGTACCCAACTTATTAGTTTCTTCCCGAATGTATTTATGGAGCAACTATTACATATGATGGATGTCAAAGAAGATCCAGAGCTTCAACGTCTCGCTTATCACGTATACCGCCACCTTCCCAATATCCCGTTCCGTGCTGGCGAAGATGGTGAGTTTATCTCGGCCCTCATTCGTATCGGCAAGGTATCCGGATCATGGCATCAACGTTTACGAACCTTGATCAACATGCAAGTGATCTACTTCCGTCGCATATTCCTCATCAGGCCCGCGGAGCAGCAAGCTCTCTTTACAGCCGTCGCTGAGATGCTTGAAGACCCACAACTCGAAGTCCGTCTTGGTGCATCTACTACTCTCGCTGGCATGATTCGATGTTCGCCCATCGTTCTTCGTAATAATATCCTATCTTCTCTGCGCATCAAATTTACGCAAGCTCTCAAGAAGAACCCTATGCCCAAGAAAGTACAAGGTGTAAGCACACCAGTAAATTCAAATActcaaattatcaaaagaCATGCGGCTGTTCTCGGATTAGGTGCCTTGGTCAACGCATTCCCATATGCAACACCACCACCCGAATGGATGCCAGAGGTATTGGCTACTTTAGCAAGTAGAGCTGCAAATGATGCTGGTGCAATTGGCAAGACCGTGAAGAGCGTTTTGGCTGATTTCAAGAAAACTCGTCAGGACACTTGGGTAACGGATCAGAAG TATTTCACACCCGAACAGTTGGAGGATTTAGAAGGCGTGCTCTGGAAATCCTATTTTGCATGA
- the Bcgpi18 gene encoding Bcgpi18: MASIYLHPLGAPVRTLILCFILWKISLLLIAACSPGPGYDTSTSLLLSSLHSIGKKKLPSVVQYLIGKLVRWDAIYFVHASNRGYVYEQEWAFGWGFTRVIKFSTIGLEYLGVPRYDGLEGLVGILIAHVSHLFSTLVLHSLTLTLFTSERFALVTALLHIISPAGIFLSAPYAESSTALLTFLGAFIFAKSFESGESNRTLGHDLLILISGVVFGLATTFRSNALLNGLLLLEEAFRILLSLSNGFNIFAVRRLIITGLGGMCVGIGFLTPQYIAYQEYCGVTDIVNPRIWCSNTLPSIYAFVQAFYWNNGPFKYWTVSNIPLFLLAMPMMVILGISGNEVLRDSHFQQIPVTPRKDVDPPVNGIRQGHKVQIVRNLALSQLLLTVYTLISGHVQIITRISSSSPVYLWYMAASVGRGKGPTVTMVGRFMIIYAGIQSGLFSSFLPPA; encoded by the exons ATGGCttcaatatatcttcatccgcTTGGAGCACCAGTTCGTACCTTGATACTATGTTTTATACTTTGGAAGATCTCGCTTCTGCTCATTGCAGCTTGTAGTCCAGGGCCAGGCTATGACACATCTACCAGTCTGTTACTGTCGAGTCTGCATTCAATCGGAAAAAAGAAGTTACCGTCGGTAGTGCAATACCTCATCGGCAAGTTGGTAAGATGGGATGCAATTTACTTCGTACATGCGTCAAATCGCGGATATGTCTATGAGCAAGAATGGGCGTTTGGGTGGGGCTTTACCCGCGTGATAAAATTTAGTACTATCG GACTTGAATACCTTGGGGTACCCCGCTACGATGGGCTGGAGGGACTGGTGGGGATCTTGATTGCTCATGTCTCCCATCTATTTTCTACTCTTGTCCTGCACAGCCTGACCTTAACACTCTTCACATCAGAGAGATTTGCTTTGGTTACTGCTCTTCTGCACATTATATCACCGGCTGGAATATTTCTGTCTGCTCCATATGCTGAGAGTTCTACTGCACTATTGACCTTTTTGGGAGCATTCATTTTTGCGAAAAGTTTTGAGTCTGGAGAGAGCAACAGAACTTTAGGCCACGACCTTCTTATCCTCATTTCTGGCGTAGTATTCGGACTTGCTACTACTTTCAGAAGTAATGCATTGCTCAATGGACTTCTCCTGCTTGAGGAAGCATTCAGAATTCTTTTGAGTCTGAGTAATGGGTTCAACATATTCGCCGTTCGCCGCCTCATCATCACTGGTTTGGGAGGCATGTGTGTTGGGATTGGCTTCCTCACACCACAGTATATCGCATATCAAGAGTATTGTGGGGTAACGGACATCGTGAATCCAAGAATATGGTGTTCAAATACCCTTCCAAGTATATATGCTTTTGTGCAGGCCTTTTACTG GAATAATGGACCGTTCAAATATTGGACAGTTTCGAACATACCTCTGTTTTTACTTGCCATGCCTATGATGGTAATCTTGGGAATATCTGGCAATGAGGTATTACGAGACTCTCACTTCCAACAAATCCCAGTCACGCCTCGGAAAGATGTTGACCCGCCAGTCAATGGGATCCGACAAGGCCATAAAGTCCAGATCGTCCGGAATTTAGCGCTCTCACAGTTGCTTCTCACGGTGTACACGTTGATAAGCGGTCATGTTCAGATTATTACAAggatttcatcatcttctcctgtGTATTTGTGGTATATGGCGGCTTCGGTTGGGAGAGGAAAGGGGCCAACAGTCACAATGGTTGGGAGGTTTATGATAATATATGCCGGCATCCAGAGTGGTTTGTTCTCATCATTCTTACCTCCTGCATGA